From the Schistocerca piceifrons isolate TAMUIC-IGC-003096 chromosome 2, iqSchPice1.1, whole genome shotgun sequence genome, the window gcaccacacttcacatgtaaaaccgtttatagaaagataatctgctttttaactttgtctttgccataaaacttttcacttcacatttctagtatgctttgtcagacttaaaatctgttaacatacaacaatgtttgaagttaaatatccaatcaagaaccaagagaacttatttaaacagaaatgacgaatgcattgttatagtgaacagacgtcacagtgttattgtgtgtgtacattcttgcttgttagttgcacgattatggaacgactataaggcttacatacttagaacatttattagtactgctaatgagattttaatgcaacattttggtttacttgaaaatatattctggattgaaagtactttctgtgagataccagatgacacagtggttagtttatgtcacagctacacgattttatcacgacgctactaatgagtgacaatatacaatgttgcttttgtggtgtttctgttttatatctgcacagtttttctgttttattctggaaagtaaaacatgttttagtagtaatttttgtggtatagcaacaatgagacagcctttttcgtggcacaacaatacgttactgtacagtactttcttcatcacaacaataagcgtaataactacgatatctatatgcaaagcatttcacttttgtttatcatgaggtaagtacattgacttctgcagaacttagctttcggaggacgataactacgacacttccacagaattatcttacagcaagacgcacatttagcgctacaggacacgcatttgagagattaattttgtacttaagccatttatttttaaagatttttgaattacaaagaaggttttccgtgatacatttcattccattgcgataatctataacacctgagggtataattacattaatcctcaggggggtacacgcttactttgtgtaccatgtgtgtggcaaccacaaggaaccctagctaatatggtgtttgcttatacaactttacacatcggtaccatatttctctaacacacaaattacacagctatctgatcatttaactgagagataaacatttttttactacacgcaatacacagttgggtaacttcacacttatgaaactgtattttgtctgtactttgtaaactgttcatattttttcggaatcattgtgatactatgagagctttgaatgacgtatttggtaagggagcatgattttaaagtacgtttgaggtagatgacactattgaaatgagcagagaattttttttaggttttgaaattattggaggaagctacgacgattttgagatttgtctgaggtgttatgatgttattattacgacgacgatgtgtactatgctgttgagatatgtttatgatcaataagatgttgctaccgtatatgaggaataagaaggatgttggaaaccaagaatcgtactttaagagttatgaaatgtgcgtaaatgcgtgactgtatcacaatgctgacgaatattttatttggacacttatatttataggattttctttctacagatttgcaatgctaattcttgacctgtgaaatatttttatgtgagactgtcactgtagtggaaactgctgtcgtaaatatttccgtaagaaagttaagtgaccacctgcacgtaatgcgtcgtgggcacccagctgtgtcggacgcctggagagagggccattggcgcgtgcctttcagagcacaggaaggaaaaaaaaagggaggccattatcctggccattgtcattcctttagagaaagcatcgcaaatccgacacgctaattacttggaaacatatcgtactttctgatatttactgaaatgcctaatgaaatgacaagaaatagtttgtctacacacctgactatgactactgtctttctagatgagagatttttttactacttatgaaatgccacatgactattgaacgatgttcttacgctttgctttgtacatagttgcttatttcatttgatatctagtttctagctgcactgcagcattggttaaaataaaattttatagatgtactaatataaatattttctgtctacagatcgagtatataataatttttttcaaaaaaatgaggcagcacaaagcgacatttatcttcacaggaactgcattcataattttcttttcaagtacttggtaatttcttttgtagaataaattgtgatgcatcactctagtgttaagatgtgacataggtattagacatggccatttttagtgtaatatttttttctgcttgagctatgtcatgttatgatataagttattacatttgctgctgctagctttgccaatctgtattttttgtcattgctgcttgtgttaattgttttgtgctgctgcattgcctcgtcccttagtttagcatctgagctcagtagatttaagttagcttaagatggggtaggctatatgagagaacgagatgtgatgaattggaagaaatgcattgagaagctataagaaaatggtttggccaaaaaaagtattttgaaagaggatatgagcaaaaaagtagggtttagggacaacaggtttacgtaggattttcttggaaataaataatgaggtaagaaatatgtgaacatataaatacagaaagcatgctttgataggatttttcTGGTGGAAACAAATttcgaaataagacgaaagatctatggaatgaagttttaggttggactgcagtaccaaatgttacactgaaaacaaaccctgccctttcctcttgtgttattctgctatgtgtttgtgtactcttgtatatttgtgtttttcctgtccttACGTGTTTAGCggatatgagttacattgtagaatttttctgatactatgttatttactttgtaaagatgttagacattattaattctgttctgtttaatgctcatgtgtgaagttgatgtttcaaaagttattgtgatcttttatgtatgtactcatgtcataattccactgatgtatatgtttatttctattctgttgtaaagccggtactacaaatgttatctgtattgttatgtttttaattatgtattttgtacctttgttattgtattcttatgttataaaattgtaattgtcaccagttcatgatattattaacttgttagttacatttcactgcacacgtttctgttggtcatagtatatggacaatatgtgagaagttgggactgttagtgtttgcacgtgtgttaataactcagcaagggactggataacagcattgctggttctaaggactatttcaaaaactttgtgagtgaacaagtggtggtttatggacttgctatattatccgcaagactcttcgatggtgattgtgcacctgcacagtcacaacacatggctgctggccatctctataaggactacagtgggtctgcatctttgatgacccaccaataccatactctctaccaggactacagtgggtctgctctgtgatgacctacctaccaatattcttccaaactacaactgactctgctgtgggtttgctctgttgtggcccattatctgtcagcatgtcaagagtcagcactgtctttctgttggaaggacaacactacttcttcaagactacatggacatccactacttccgtgtgcattgtcttttactgctcagactttgataaaagaaacggcagttttactgtggtgaatgatcaggactgtctttatggactgtgagaaaattttagcttttgaccaacattgtatcaataagtgtgtgcattttatatctttgttactgtaattgtgaaaaatttttgtcaaatctgtattggccagtgcccaacaccatttgtaaaaaaatttttgtggggagcatgggggctatgtaagtaggctgtttatgttttctctatgtaagtaggctgtttatgttttctctatgtaagtaggctgtttaggtttttttattggtaacgccacctctgtatgaaaatcactggctgtgctgtgggccgtctgtggctgctttgcattgttgtaatactcgccattgtagtgttgggcagcggcagctggatgtgaacagcgcgtagcgttgcgcagttggaggtgagccgccagcagtggtggatgtggggagagagatggcggagttttgaaatttgtcatgaactgctatttttatatatgatgatatcaaggtaaatacattgtttgttctctattaatatctttcatttgctaactatccctatcagtagttagtgccttccatagtttgaatcttttatttagctggcagtagtggcgctcgctgtattgcagtagcttgagcagcgaagatttttgtgaggtaagtgatttgtgaaaggtatagtttaatgttagtcagggccattcttttgtagggaattttgaaagtcagattgcgttgcgctaacaaaatattgtgtgtcagtttaagcacagtcatgtataaatgatcaaaaggggacgtttcaaaacgtgCGTAAGCGTCCTgtgtgatcacttgcatccattcatgtccatcgtgcactccgacggacttgggcagttccagaaggacagtgcgacaccccgtcctccggaattgctacagagtgcctccaggaacactattctgagtttaaacacttccgctggtcaccagactccccagaaaagaacattattgagcatatatggggtgCCTTGGAcggtactgttcagaagagatctccatcctgtcgtcctctgacggatttatggacagccgtgtagaattcatggtgtcagttccctccagcactacctcagacattagctgagtccatatcacgtcgtgttgcggcgcttctgtgtgctcacgggggcTCTACACGGCATtacggaggtgtaccagtttcctgggCTCCGCTAGCACTCGCCTTCTGATTACTTTGTTGAATAAAACATCGCCACATTAATTCAGAACTATGTTCTCGACTTTTCGAACCCTTTTTCTATAGAGACCTGATCCTTCGTTTCGATCAGTTGAAAAATAAAGATGATAACATTAAAGAAGAAATTATTACAATATTAGAAAAGGGTAGGGTAGCAAATATATTACAATTCTTTATTGAAAGTGAACTGAAAAGATTATACTAAAGACAGAATTTGTCTTCGGTTGTAGTAATTTTCAATATTGACGCAttggaattgaaaaaaaaagtcaagCAGTAAGTCTAGAGGCGCGGCAACTACATTTTCACTTTGAACTGTATGAGTTAGTGAAGAAGTTACGAACGTTGCATTACTTTTGGCGCAGCACTTACCTGGTGATGCAGCTCACACTTTTTGTACTTTACAACCGTTACAAAGAGCCTGCATCAGACGGACTATACTACAGCTATATTTTTCTGACTACGACTTACTTGCCACTTGGTTTCAAGAGTTCATAAACCGATTCCATAGCAGTGTCGAGGAGACTGTGTAGACTTCTGTTGTGCGGCGTGCCCGGTGCGAAGCGAGGTACGAGGTCCAGCAAATCGTGCGTATCGCGGCGGCTGATGGAGTGTGCGATGTAAAGTTGAGAGTCCGATTTGCTGCAGAAGAGAGACTCCTCCGCAAGCAGCGGGTACTTATCAGATAGTCGCCGGCCCTCTCGCTCCTCGAACACGATGGACGTGGCTTGGAGCCGCGCCAGCGCCTTCAGCACGCACTCGCACTGCCGAACGTCCAGTGGCTTTTTGGGGTCCAGCATGTGGTAGCCGGCCAATGCCAGGTCCTCCAACACCAGCAAATCCGGCCGCAAGTAGTAGCACTTAGGGACGGTGCCCAGGTACGTAGCAGCCTCGTACTCCGAGCAGCGCAGGTGTTTCTGCACGTCCCTAAGGAGATCACCGTAGAAGAGGATCTCCTTCTGATAGCCAGTAGTGGACATTGCTAAATTCCTCCTGAAGATGTCATCTAGAGGCACCGACTTGACAAAGAACTGCAGTTCGGTGGTCTTGGCACCTTCCCTCTCCCTGTCGCCTAGCGAGACAGATACGCGCAGCTTCAGGTGATCGCCCATGAAGCCCTTCATGTCTGAGCTAAGGGGAGCCACTGCAAACCAAGCCAACTCGAAGTCGTCCCTCTGCAGGTGCCTCTTGACGATTTGTCGACATTCCTCTCGCGACAGTGATGACGTGGAGCTCATGTCTGACGTCAGCTGCCTCCCGTACTGTCAGAGAGTGCACAGTAAGGAGTTGGATCCGAAAAGAGATCTTATTTATACTGGTGTCCGACATACGCGTCGTAATAAATGCAGTAGAGGGCTTTATCAGCAGTTCTATCTCTGTTGTCACAGTGTCACGTAAAGATTAGGGATCCTCAAAGCAGCGTTTGCATTGTACTTGTGCTATCAAGTCACTCATTGTTCGTTACGTAGGCTATTATTTTTGAGTGAGAACTTAAGTCACAAGAGTATATAAAGAACAGATTATCACGCTGCGGCACGTCTCATATAGCTTCTATTGCAGCAGATATCTTCAAGAGTCATGTAAGAAACATGACTCATAGTTTTTCCCTCTAATTTTGGCTACAACCCACAACTCACGGATTCccagttaaaaaagaaaaatacgagAGAAGATGCGATGCGAACAGGATTTGACACTACGTTAGAAGAATCCAGCGCTTTTTCATTACTAGAAGAACTAACACAAACACTAGTGTTTTATGCAAAACACATGTGTTTTATGTAAAATACCGTTGACATCGTTCGCTTTTCCGCCGGAAGAAGAAAACGTGTAACccacattattatcattattgtgagTATTATTACTGAAGCAGGCTGCAGATTTAGGTGCTTCTCTCATCTAGTATATTGAAAATAACAGGTACATGCAGAAAATACATCCATATTCGTAAAACAGTGACAGAAAATTGTGTGTTATTGCTTGCAACTGAGCACGTAAATCGTTTAACTAGCTTACTTTGACGAGCAAGTCCGTCTGTCCCTCATACAAATGGTGACAACCGATGTCAAGATAGTTAATGGACGCTTCGACAGCAACGACTAAGAAGCAAATACAAAACAGAGCATGTGAAAGTCACATCGCCTGTCAGACCACATCCACCCTAAGTGAGCAAAGGAAGGACTGACgtgtatgcgattgcagtctttctcggcgtttttcactgatgaattcttctcgggttatcagccgagtggtggcgtcgtcttgtcgcaacgtcatgttcaccagaagatgatgagtacgaaactcattgaaacggctgataacccgagaagaattcagtAGGACTGGCGTGGTCTCTCTCTGCTTTTATGATTATAGCATATACCATAGTTTGTAAAAATAAGAACCCCAAGAAGGaaacttatttacttttttatgtatttatatctCCTTGCAAGATTCGTTTCTTCAAGCCCTCTTTACGTCTGATCAAACATCATTACAATCTGCATGGTATATGAGCAgtacatatgttaattgtaattgtaatactaaagatagtaataataacaggtaTAATGATAATTTTAACAGCCAGAAAAATCGAAAGATACGAGCTCAGAATCACCTAGTACAGGCAAAATCAAATCTTCCAGTCCAGTAAATCAACACCAGACACTAAACTGGGAAAACCTGAGAATGAGGAAACAAAGCCAGTTCTGGAACAGTTAtctaaaaaactgtaaaaaactgcAACTAATCTGCTGGGTAGATAGAGGACTTTGAGAATAAATTTTCTAACAAAAGACTGCAGCAGCTGGAGATAACGCTTGAAATGACCGACGAAGGAGTGAAGGAAGTGAAGAACTGGACAGCGCGTGGGACGATCAACCAGACGGATTCTGGATCAGATACATGAGCAGTTAACGTGAGAAAATGGTCGGATTGTTTAACGCaaatctgtagacagaaaacataAATGAAGAAATAACGACTAGAAAAAAAAACTTAATACAGAAGGACGCAGTTGAAGGGGTAATTCCCTGAAATTTTGGGCCACCACGTTCATCATCACTGACAGAACTGAGAAATTTACTTAAGAAAACAACAAAACATCAGATCAGTAGAGCATGAGAGTAACAAGCGAAGAACATTGGACACGAAAGACTACGACAAAATGATCCTGGagaactgaaaaagttgaaaaataagtcTAGACATGACCTGGATAGACTACACGAAAGCCTTTGATTCACTACCACCTATTTGGATCATTCAGTTCCTGGGAATCTGTAGTGTCAGCGAAAACGTCAGGAATTTCACAGAAAATCCGGTGGAGCAATGGGAGAGAGAACTATTTCTCAGAAAATAATATTAAAGATTACTAAGCATGAAGAGAGGCGTTTTACAATGGAACATTttgtctcccccctcctcccttcccgcTGTTCATCTGTTCATTATTGCCTTTGTCCCACTGTCAACCATCTAACAGAAAACAAACCAGAGTCATTAAACAACGAGAAGTTATCAGAAATTATCACACCTCTTGCACACGAATGAATTTAAGCTCCACAAAAAAACTGAAATTGAGATACAGTCTCTGAATAATAACACCCGAATCACCAATGACATCAACGTAAAATTCGGCTTAGACAAAAGCGCCACATTGACGCTAAGGAAGGGCAAAACCTCAGAAAGTGAAGGCATCAAAATGCCAGATGGGCAAACCATCAAGGGCCTTAAGCGGAAAGGGTACAAAAACCTAAGCACTTTACATTATGACAACATAAAGCTTGGGCATGTAGAAAGTGTGGTAAGCAAAGAGTGCAACCAgtgcagaaaaaaaaatattgagatGCAAAATGAATGACAGCTTTACCATCAAGGCAAGTAATGCCTGGACCATGCCTCTTATCTCATAGACTATGGGCATCGTGAACTGTGCACAAGTAGAATTGGACAATCAAGACAAGAAAACACATGACAATTAACCATGTGACTCACCGTTATTGTGACGTCATCAGTCTGTACTTGTCGAGAGAAGTAGAGGCAATTTGCAATTgagactgcccgcatctcgtggtcgtgcggtagcgttctcgcttcccacgcccgggttcccgggatcgattcccggcggggtcagggattttctctgcctcgtgatggctgggtgttgtgtgatgtctttaggttagttaggtttaagtagttctaagttctaggggactgatgacctaagatgttaagtcccatagtgctcagagccactacctGCAATtgagactgacagtggaagacgAGAAGCATGGATTGGCAGCATACGTGAGAAGTAGTCAAGAGTCAGCTCTGACTGAAATCGGCTACAAAAGGCTTCTCAAAGTACAGCGAACGAAGACTCAATGCCGCAAGGCTGCACTCCAATGTCGTATTGTCGGCCTGCGCGATAAAGCACGGCATTGGCAGTTTTTGGAGAAGACTGGAGAAGATCAAACGCAAAGTAGGTAAGGATAGACCTGGTCTTGGCTGACCAACACAATCCTAAAGAAGGAAACTAAAGGATTAATTGCTGTCAAACAGAAAAAAGCCATCAAAACTAACACTATCAAAGTCAGACTAGAGAAATCAGCAAAAGAACCAGAGTGCAGAATGTAAAGAAGCTGACTATACAACTGAACATATCTTGAGCTTTTGCAAAAAAATCGCTCATGCTGATTATAAGAAGAGGTACAAGGCAGTGGCACGAATGATTCATTGAAATGTAGCCCGATATTACCATCTACAGGTGGCAAGAAACTGGTGGGACCACAAGCCAGAAAAAGTTGTCgaaaacaaacataccaaattacTTTGGTTCTTTCCACTTCAGGCAGATCGAATATTGGAACACAGTACACCAGACACCACAGCTTTGATGAAAAAGAAAGCTTGTTCCGTTGACATTGCCATCCTGCATGATAGCAGACTGTACTGTTCTGTAATCCATTGAAAGTGATCCCTACGGTTCACGGTATACTGGGAGTAGTGACAAAACATCGGTTTCCACCTGAAATCCACTGACAGTAAAACCCAACTACAAAGGCTACTTTACTAGACGCTTGGAAGTGTCCCAGTagggacaaaataaaaaaaagtccaatGTGGTGATTTTATTTGCTGTGCTTactattgtaataataataataataataataataataatggtgtttATAAAATATCTTTACTAACTTAGACTTTCATAACTTTAAAATTATACTAGATAATAACACATTTTCATCATGAGACAAGATAATACATATAGTTTTGTATTATTCAGGTCTCACAGATTTGACGAAATTTTTGGGCGCCACAGGAAAAAGCTCAGTGTATAACCCGGTTTATAGACACGAAATACAACGCTCAAGCGCAACGGAACCTATGAACGTGACATGGAAGGAACCTACCATCCCTATCTACTATTCTGCTTGGCATACGTCATTGATGGAAACAGATCGTGTTTTCTGTGATCAGGGGGCGGTTTTCCTCTGTGTTTCAAACATCCACGTACGGAAAGTATGGGAGGTTCTACAAAATCAGTCCATACGGTGGCCAGAGAGTAGGCAATATCACGAACAACAGTGTGTAAAATCTTGGAACAAACGTCATGTCTTTACGATTGCAAGATAGGAAATTTGGAAAAGATTTGTCCCTCTGGTGAGTCAACGTTTCATGTTTATCGCGAACTGGTACGTCGTAATGTTCGTATATTGGGGTCAGATTGTTCTTACTTTACATGTGAAATGGggtgcagacttatgtacaagtgtATTGTCAGTACATTTTTTTTCACTGAGGTTGCCTTCAACAGTGATGTCTACCTGGGCATGATGCACAATTTGAACACCTGCAACACGACTAAATATTCCAGCAAGCTGGAGTTCCACGTCATTGGTCCCTAAATATTCGTCAATTTTTAAACGAGGAGAATCTTCCTCCAGACTGTTTGTAAGTAGTTGGTGACAGTTTCAGCACGGCCTGCATGGTTGCCAGAAATCCCTTAGGGTTATGACATTGTGCAGTATTGATAGATTTTATTCCCCATTCTTCTCTCCCATCCCTCTGACATCACAACCAAAGATGGCGGAAAAGCCGACTTGTGTTAGTGCGAAATTCGAAAAATCTAAGAAAGTGgaactatactccgttcatcataagaataaacctgatgtaagcaaacacaaacacgatgattggttagaagccgtagcacacgtacacttgtGTTGTTATGCCCTTGGAagtcagtcaaaatggttcaaatggctctgagcactatgggacttaacatctgagttcatcagtcccctagaacgtagagctatttaaacctaactaacctaaggacatcacacacatccatgcccgaggcaggattcgaacctgcgaccgtagcgttcgcgcggttccagaagttAGTCCTCCTTATGTGTTAGACATATTATTacgaagttacgttaaatgaaactttatgatattaaaatgtattaacagccaccaacgtttttcttaatcacgctttaactacgtaatttttatttcaaaaatcgtgtagtcACAGCATCTGCACTGTTgtactctgattgtcgcgctgttgatgcgcagtatgaaaatcgctgaggctgcttcctgtccCGTAGTGAAACATTCGTGTGGAACACCGTTAAAAAGCGCCGAAAAATAGGTTATTCTTACTGTTTTTTATAAATTTACAGAGAtagtcggctttgaagttttccgagggactgtattAGATTCATTTGACACATACAAAGAGGAGGTGTAATGGAATCGGTAGCGTAGTAGACTGAAAATCTAGTACAGATTATAGTTTGCTGGTTCAAATCTTGTCTGAGTCAttgttttttctcgttcaatttgaagtacctacatctcgtaattgtaaaatcatcatcactttttgtgaataatgcacgtcttcttgtttctaattagttATTGCACtcgaaatttctgttttaattgcaaatataaattcttaattatcgaaattttatgaaagactgttaacagaagttgcttaaattaaggaaacataacacttaaattttttaAGGCAAACATGAGAagctaaatactctttatttggactgtgtccatcgttttataccacagatgtagataagtgtcgtagaaacatgaaaaacaatcattttcacagcatcgagtacACCATACTaaagctgcatttttacatttgcaactgtataccattacaatatgaactcaacagaactgatctggaggcaAGTTACGGAATTTGGGCCGAAAAGTAACAAGACTATTAAGCtggcagacgtactggaactaacgcacgcaggttTTCCATGTGTCACTGCCGAACAGTGGCGGGATATTGAACGGCtcctcataaaagaagaggagaaaatgcagcgcctggttggcttcgtggattctgttgctgATAGCCTCCACTTCcagaaatgaaatgtatttctgcgattcggataaggaaggagttaAGATATTGCCAGACGACtggctgtaattaataccttcagtggttacagtattcaacagtacggtgagaTCCTTGCAGTAAATTTCGCATCACACACTACTCaggaaaattaccctgtgtttaatccagaaattttcatcactcttgtttataattagaatactatgtcaggtgagaacAGGGCATTTTATGTATTCCGTCTGTTCACCTAAGAAGTGCGCGATAGTGCTGGTGTTTtgcagaatattatttcattctctttaaaaatgaaatgaaattcgaagccatgttgtttctttgctcgtctctttttacgtctgaaccgCAACTGCTCTCTTCATTACAGGTTgcatcttcagtctggaaccgagcaaccgctacggtcgcaggttcgaatcctgtctcgggcatggatgtgtgtgatgtccaaaggttagttaggtttaagtagttctacgtctaggggactgatgacctcagatgttaagtcccatagtgcttagagccatttgaaccattacaggtTGGTTGGACCCCTGGTTGGGCAGTGCTGTCCCAAGTTTATTGTGCTGGTATCTATGTGTATGTAACGCAGCATAAAACGATCCTTAGGATCGTACTTGACTCTACTGGTCACAGTTTGGCCTCCGCTCCAcctgaaatgaaatccaatgagattcaagcaaaactggaagaat encodes:
- the LOC124777824 gene encoding uncharacterized protein LOC124777824, with product MSSTSSLSREECRQIVKRHLQRDDFELAWFAVAPLSSDMKGFMGDHLKLRVSVSLGDREREGAKTTELQFFVKSVPLDDIFRRNLAMSTTGYQKEILFYGDLLRDVQKHLRCSEYEAATYLGTVPKCYYLRPDLLVLEDLALAGYHMLDPKKPLDVRQCECVLKALARLQATSIVFEEREGRRLSDKYPLLAEESLFCSKSDSQLYIAHSISRRDTHDLLDLVPRFAPGTPHNRSLHSLLDTAMESVYELLKPSGKYRNVLCHRDLWLNNMLFAENAKGELSVRLLDFQTLHLEPPAHDVVTFLHLTTMRDMRQAHGRQLLELYHQTLGDVLCQHDLNIDSILPLQVFLQSCEETKPVAVVIAVYILQVTMLSLQKDIDLENYVTVRKDFVKDAYQHDERFRSRMTEAMEELVETCLMPRLRQQQR